One window from the genome of Phycisphaerales bacterium encodes:
- a CDS encoding APC family permease has product MADHDEQDHGSDYRSGSLTLTGSIAMGTGVMIGAGIFALTGQVAELAGGLFPVAFIAAAVVVAFSAYSYIKVCNEYPSAGGIAMILKKAYGPGVVTAGCSLLMYFSMVINESLVARTFGTYTMRIFGKGSDSWLVPALGVGLIVVAFVVNLLGNQVIGGLSKVTAIVKIVGIAVFAGIGLWVSGLSFDTLTGDGASSDAHGGITGFLAAVALSILAYKGFTTITNSGDEIKEPKKNVGRSIIFSLLICTGLYLLVTLAVAGNLSVNEIIAARDSSLAEAARPAVGQWGEWLTIGLAIVATISGIIASMFAVSRMLAMLTDMKLVPHSHFGMPGRIQKHTLVYTAVVALALTVFFDLSRIASLGAIFYIVMDMAIHWGVFKYLRTELNAKAWVLLTALILDAVVLGAFLYLKLTTDPLVVAVSAGGMALIFGAEWWFLRRKDSSDDESE; this is encoded by the coding sequence ATGGCGGATCACGACGAGCAAGATCACGGGTCGGACTACCGCAGCGGAAGTTTGACCCTGACCGGATCGATTGCGATGGGAACCGGCGTCATGATCGGCGCGGGCATATTCGCCCTGACCGGTCAGGTCGCCGAGCTCGCCGGCGGCCTCTTCCCGGTTGCGTTCATCGCCGCAGCGGTCGTCGTCGCGTTCAGCGCGTACTCGTACATCAAGGTCTGCAACGAGTACCCGTCCGCGGGCGGCATCGCGATGATCCTCAAGAAGGCGTACGGCCCGGGCGTTGTCACCGCGGGCTGCTCGCTGCTGATGTACTTCTCGATGGTCATCAACGAAAGCCTCGTTGCCCGCACATTTGGCACATACACGATGCGGATCTTCGGCAAGGGGTCCGACTCATGGCTCGTGCCCGCGCTCGGCGTCGGTTTGATCGTCGTTGCGTTCGTCGTCAACCTACTCGGCAATCAGGTCATCGGCGGGCTGAGTAAGGTCACCGCGATCGTCAAGATCGTGGGCATCGCGGTCTTCGCCGGCATTGGGCTCTGGGTGTCGGGGCTCTCCTTCGACACGCTGACGGGCGATGGTGCATCGTCCGACGCCCATGGCGGCATTACCGGGTTTCTGGCCGCCGTCGCACTGTCGATCCTGGCATACAAGGGTTTCACGACCATCACCAACAGCGGCGATGAGATCAAGGAGCCCAAGAAGAATGTCGGACGATCCATTATCTTCAGCCTGCTCATCTGCACCGGGCTCTACCTGCTCGTGACGCTCGCCGTCGCCGGCAACCTTAGCGTGAATGAGATCATCGCCGCTCGCGACTCGTCGCTCGCCGAGGCCGCCCGTCCGGCGGTCGGTCAGTGGGGTGAGTGGCTGACGATCGGCCTTGCGATCGTGGCCACTATCTCCGGCATCATCGCCAGCATGTTCGCCGTCTCTCGCATGCTCGCGATGTTGACGGACATGAAGCTGGTCCCGCACAGTCACTTCGGCATGCCGGGTCGCATCCAGAAGCACACACTGGTGTACACCGCTGTTGTCGCGCTCGCACTTACCGTCTTCTTCGACCTTAGCCGAATCGCCTCTCTCGGCGCGATCTTCTACATCGTGATGGACATGGCGATCCATTGGGGCGTGTTCAAGTACCTGCGAACAGAGCTGAACGCCAAGGCGTGGGTCCTTCTGACCGCCCTCATCCTCGACGCCGTCGTGCTCGGGGCCTTCCTCTACCTCAAGCTCACCACCGACCCGCTCGTAGTAGCCGTGTCGGCGGGGGGAATGGCCCTGATCTTCGGGGCCGAATGGTGGTTCCTGCGACGAAAGGACTCCAGCGATGACGAATCCGAATAG